The Endozoicomonas montiporae CL-33 genome contains a region encoding:
- a CDS encoding HlyD family type I secretion periplasmic adaptor subunit yields MSSPWQWHDSDYIQDPFDKAKSRLPRITHGILFTTVLAFTSAIVWAHYAELDEITRAEGKIIPSSRIQKVQNLEGGILSAIMVREGDSVEEGQILLQIDDTRFASSFRESKYSEQSLQAERLRLLAELNDQPFAPGINTIEKLGSAFNDELALYEARTGARESNLAILQQQLRQQQQALNEAKSRHGNLNESMMLAEQELALTIPLAKRGSVSEVELIKMKRQVTELKGKLDQSRLSQPRLSAAIEEAKYKIEEQRRQIKTELNTELSEVNEKLLRINENNLALEDRVARTAVRSPVNGTINKLNINTIGGVVQPGIDLVEIVPSEDSLLVEAKVRPTDIAFLHPDLDATVKVTAYDFSIYGGLEASLEHISADTITTEDGESFYQIQVRTDKNHLGSDSKPLPIIPGMVASVDIKTGKKSVLDYLLKPMYRAKELALRER; encoded by the coding sequence ATGAGTTCTCCCTGGCAATGGCACGACAGCGACTACATCCAAGATCCGTTTGACAAAGCGAAGTCCCGCTTACCCCGTATCACTCACGGCATTCTGTTCACGACTGTACTGGCGTTCACTTCTGCCATTGTCTGGGCACATTATGCCGAGTTAGACGAAATCACACGGGCAGAAGGTAAAATTATTCCTTCTTCCCGAATACAAAAAGTACAAAATCTTGAAGGGGGCATCCTTTCCGCCATCATGGTCAGGGAAGGTGACAGCGTTGAAGAAGGTCAGATTCTTTTACAAATAGATGACACAAGATTTGCTTCCAGCTTCAGGGAAAGCAAATATTCAGAGCAATCACTTCAAGCGGAAAGATTGAGGCTTCTGGCAGAACTGAATGATCAGCCGTTTGCTCCCGGCATTAACACCATAGAAAAGCTCGGTAGTGCCTTTAATGACGAGCTGGCACTGTATGAGGCAAGAACCGGTGCCAGAGAGTCAAACCTTGCTATTTTGCAACAGCAACTCAGGCAGCAACAGCAAGCACTGAATGAGGCTAAAAGCCGTCATGGTAATTTAAATGAGAGCATGATGCTTGCCGAGCAAGAGTTAGCATTAACTATCCCTCTGGCAAAGCGTGGCTCTGTATCTGAAGTCGAACTGATCAAAATGAAACGTCAGGTAACTGAACTAAAAGGAAAGCTTGACCAAAGCCGATTGTCGCAGCCAAGACTGTCCGCAGCCATTGAAGAAGCCAAATACAAAATAGAAGAGCAGCGTCGTCAGATTAAAACCGAATTAAATACGGAACTTTCGGAAGTTAACGAAAAACTTCTGCGCATCAATGAAAACAACCTTGCACTGGAAGACCGGGTCGCCCGAACCGCTGTTCGCTCCCCAGTCAACGGCACCATAAATAAACTTAACATCAATACCATAGGTGGTGTCGTACAACCCGGTATTGATCTGGTCGAAATCGTCCCTTCCGAAGACAGCTTGCTGGTTGAAGCCAAAGTGCGGCCCACAGACATTGCTTTTCTACACCCCGATCTGGATGCAACGGTGAAAGTAACCGCTTACGACTTTTCCATTTACGGCGGACTGGAAGCCAGCCTTGAACACATCAGTGCTGATACCATTACCACCGAAGATGGTGAAAGCTTTTACCAGATACAGGTACGAACGGATAAAAATCATCTTGGCAGCGACAGTAAACCACTGCCTATTATTCCCGGCATGGTGGCAAGCGTAGACATCAAAACAGGAAAAAAATCAGTTCTCGACTACTTACTAAAACCCATGTACCGGGCTAAAGAACTCGCGTTAAGAGAAAGATAA